In one window of Mauremys reevesii isolate NIE-2019 linkage group 22, ASM1616193v1, whole genome shotgun sequence DNA:
- the LOC120388108 gene encoding deleted in malignant brain tumors 1 protein-like, which yields MSEVAELQLVNGSSHCTGRVEVFHNLQWGTVCDDSWDLQDAGVVCRQLGCGTALSAPGQAQFGRGSDRIWLGNVSCTGTEAALSQCRARPWGQSNCTHGEVAGVVCSAISEQIPLRLVNGPSHCAGRVEVLHNLQWGTVCDDGWDVTDAGVVCRQLGCGTALSAPGGARFGQGSGNIWLDDVNCKGTEAALSDCMARLRGDNRCNHGKDAGVVCSDQGPLRLRLTNGSNSCSGRVEVLINNTWGAVCDAGWGLPEAGVLCKQLGCGTAQSALGVQFGQGAGDVWLDSVRCSGQESLISECQLSQLDPGQCGRGYKASVVCARQAALAPALEAATPAGLEILYYVLIGLVVLIFVALLCWRMRRRMRRNRASGNSLGHVNMEELGAP from the exons ATGTCAGAAGTGGCTGAGCTCCAACTAGTGAACGGTTCAAGTCACTGCACTGGTAGAGTCGAGGTGTTTCACAACCTgcagtggggaaccgtgtgtgatgatAGCTGGGACTTACAGGATGCTGGAgttgtgtgcaggcagctgggctgtgggacggcaTTATCAGCCCCAGGTCAGGCTCAGTTTGGGCGAGGATCTGATCGTATTTGGCTGGGTAATGTCAgctgcacagggacagaagctgccctTTCCCAATGCAGGGCTCGTCCTTggggacagagtaactgtacccaTGGAGAAGTTGctggtgttgtgtgctcag CCATTTCAGAGCAGATTCCGCTCCGACTGGTGAATGGCCCGAGTCACTGcgctgggagagtcgaggtgcttcacaacctgcagtggggaaccgtgtgtgatgacgGCTGGGACGTAACTGATGCtggagtcgtgtgcaggcagctgggctgtgggacggcaTTATCAGCCCCAGGCGGGGCTCGATTTGGGCAAGGATCAGGGAATATCTGGCTGGATGACGTCAACTGCAAagggacagaagctgccctcTCCGATTGCATGGCTCGGCTTAGGGGAGACAATCGCTGTAACCATGGAAAAGATGctggtgttgtgtgctcag ATCAGGGCCCGCTGAGGCTGCGGCTGACGAATGGCTCAAACTCCTGCTCCGGGCGAGTGGAGGTGCTGATTAACAACacctggggagctgtgtgtgacGCCGGCTGGGGCCTGCCGGAGGCAGGGGTGTTGTGCAAGCAGCTGGGCTGCGGCACGGCACAGTCAGCCCTGGGAGTTCAGTTTGGTCAAGGGGCCGGTGACGTCTGGCTGGACAGCGTGAGATGCTCAGGCCAGGAGTCTCTCATCAGCGAGTGCCAGCTGAGCCAGCTGGATCCCGGGCAGTGTGGCCGTGGCTACAAGGCCAGCGTGGTGTGTGCCAGGCAGGCCG CCCTGGCTCCGGCGCTGGAGGCTGCTACCCCCGCAG GCCTCGAGATACTCTACTATGTGCTCATCGGCCTCGTGGTGCTGATCTTCGTGGCCCTGCTCTGCTGGAGGATGCGTCGGAGGATGCGTCGGAACAGAGCCTCTGGGAACTCCCTGG GCCACGTGAAcatggaggagctgggggctccATAG
- the SULT2A1 gene encoding sulfotransferase 2A1 isoform X2 has translation MAVEYVTYQGIKFPPAYNSERSLHFAHKEFQVQDDDVFNVTYPKSGTVWMTEILSLIRSGGDPAWNRTILNSTRVPWFTTRLGLESALSYPRPRLLTCHLPILLFPTSFFGSRAKVIYTLRNPKDVLVSYFYFSKMCSSYEDPESFEQFLGDFLSGDVPHGSWFDHVRGWMEMKGKENFFFITYEELQQDLRGSVQRLCQFLEQELDDGAINSVVENASFRAMKENKMCNSTLLPRDIMDQDKGTFLRKGICGDWKNHFTVAQSEAFDRIYQDRMGGLLEAFPWDAR, from the exons ATGGCAGTGGAGTATGTCACATATCAGGGCATCAAATTCCCCCCTGCGTATAACTCTGAGCGGAGCCTGCACTTCGCCCACAAGGAGTTCCAGGTGCAGGACGATGATGTCTTCAACGTCACCTACCCCAAATCAG GCACAGTGTGGATGACCGAGATCTTGAGCCTGATCCGCAGCGGCGGGGACCCAGCCTGGAACCGAACCATCCTCAACTCCACCCGCGTGCCCTGGTTCACTACCCGCCTGGGGCTGGAGTCTGCACTGAGCTACCCCCGACCTCGCCTGCTGACCTGCCACCTCCccatcctcctcttccccacatcCTTCTTTGGCTCCAGGGCCAAG GTGATCTACACACTCCGCAATCCCAAGGACGTCCTGGTCTCCTATTTCTATTTCTCCAAGATGTGCAGCTCATACGAGGACCCCGAGTCCTTCGAGCAGTTCCTGGGGGACTTTCTTAGTGGGGACG TGCCCCACGGGTCCTGGTTTGATCATGTCAGAGGCTGGATGGAAATGAAGGGCAAAGAGAATTTCTTCTTCATCACTTATGAGGAGCTGCAGCAG GACCTGAGGGGCAGCGTGCAACGACTTTGCCAGTTCCTGGAGCAGGAGCTGGATGATGGAGCTATCAACTCGGTGGTGGAGAATGCCTCCTTCAGGGCCATGAAAGAGAACAAGATGTGCAACTCGACGCTGCTCCCCAGGGACATCATGGATCAGGACAAGGGCACGTTCCTGAGGAAGG GCATCTGTGGGGACTGGAAGAACCATTTCACGGTGGCACAGAGCGAGGCCTTCGACAGGATCTACCAGGACcggatgggggggctgctggaggCGTTCCCATGGGATGCACGCTAG